One Desulfobulbus propionicus DSM 2032 DNA segment encodes these proteins:
- a CDS encoding DUF2786 domain-containing protein codes for MADSTGQLDCRLHAAWLSQLAREHRDICFQHAVPLQAPVLIISRNRTQLGSWSAMDRTIALSHFLISGHPWSVTLQVLKHEMAHQMVSEIHGRDDAGHGPLFRECCSRLGLDAPFHRARADLAEGLVAADPGSATTEQGRQIIDKVRKLLALGGSDNEHEAALAIRRAGELLARYRLDFDSLAEDQGLVHRTLNTFSRILPAYRKSICSLLESCFAVRVICASLYDPRADVCHKTIELLGREEEVAIAEYCYHFLENRLQTLWERHRCRFDGNGRVAKKSYYLGLLAGFRQTLERSRRASEPGGKASAGETALPALRDQQRLEAFVAFRFPRLRRMRGRSTAMNGAAYRQAVAEGREIILRRPVDQDAPPRLLPWGSFVRVVMEGAGALDAGRRR; via the coding sequence ATGGCTGATTCCACGGGGCAGCTGGACTGCCGCCTGCATGCCGCCTGGCTCAGCCAGCTGGCGCGCGAACATCGCGACATCTGCTTTCAGCACGCGGTCCCTCTCCAGGCGCCGGTGCTGATCATCAGCCGCAACCGCACCCAGCTGGGCAGCTGGTCGGCCATGGACCGGACCATCGCTCTCAGCCATTTCCTGATCAGCGGCCACCCCTGGAGTGTCACCCTGCAGGTGCTCAAGCACGAGATGGCCCATCAGATGGTCAGCGAAATCCACGGCCGGGACGATGCCGGCCACGGACCGTTGTTCCGCGAGTGTTGCAGCCGTCTTGGCCTGGATGCCCCCTTTCACCGGGCCCGCGCCGATCTGGCGGAAGGGCTGGTAGCTGCGGACCCGGGTTCGGCCACCACCGAGCAAGGCCGGCAGATCATCGACAAGGTGCGCAAACTCTTGGCCCTGGGCGGATCGGACAACGAACACGAGGCGGCGCTGGCCATCCGGCGGGCCGGGGAGCTGCTGGCCCGCTACCGGCTCGATTTCGACTCCCTGGCCGAGGACCAGGGGCTGGTGCACCGCACCCTCAACACCTTCAGCCGCATCCTGCCGGCGTATCGCAAATCGATCTGCTCCCTGCTGGAATCGTGCTTCGCGGTGCGGGTGATCTGCGCCTCGCTTTACGACCCACGGGCCGATGTGTGCCACAAAACCATCGAGCTGCTCGGCCGCGAGGAGGAAGTGGCCATTGCCGAGTACTGCTACCATTTCCTTGAGAACCGGTTGCAGACCCTGTGGGAAAGACATCGGTGCCGATTTGACGGCAACGGTCGGGTCGCCAAGAAAAGTTATTATCTAGGGCTGCTGGCCGGTTTTCGGCAAACCTTGGAACGGTCGCGGCGCGCGTCCGAACCGGGAGGGAAAGCGTCGGCCGGAGAAACGGCTCTGCCGGCGCTCAGGGACCAGCAGCGGCTGGAGGCGTTCGTCGCCTTCCGCTTTCCCCGTCTGCGGCGGATGCGCGGCCGGTCCACCGCCATGAACGGGGCGGCGTACCGTCAGGCGGTTGCGGAGGGCCGCGAGATCATTCTGCGCCGTCCGGTGGACCAGGACGCTCCCCCGCGCCTCCTGCCGTGGGGGTCGTTTGTTCGGGTTGTGATGGAAGGTGCTGGCGCCCTTGACGCGGGGCGACGGCGTTGA